A window of the Carassius carassius chromosome 36, fCarCar2.1, whole genome shotgun sequence genome harbors these coding sequences:
- the rfesd gene encoding Rieske domain-containing protein encodes MDENKPPRMYFIGKKEDLVQANRMNVTLDGRDILIIYHQRTFYAMDLQCYHAGSSLEPGDIEEINNKLCIVCPKHKYKITLAEGEGLYKASNPTEKVPTPRWYSKGIKQRVHKVTEVDEDIFVTLSSCPGWIESDYYQTEKGRAELRKAQESENGEADVNADEDV; translated from the exons ATGGATGAAAACAAGCCTCCTCGTATGTATTTTATCGGCAAGAAAGAAGATCTCGTTCAGGCCAACAGAATGAATGTGACTCTAGATGGAAGAGACATTCTTATTATATATCATCAGAGAACTTTCTATGCAATGGACCTGCAGTGTTACC atgCTGGCAGTAGTTTAGAGCCCGGCGATATTGAG GAAATCAACAACAAGCTCTGTATTGTGTGCCCAAAGCACAAGTATAAGATCACTCTGGCTGAAGGTGAGGGGTTATACAAGGCCAGCAACCCCACAGAAAAAGTCCCTACTCCACGGTGGTATTCCAAAGGCATAAAGCAGAGAGTGCACAAAGTGACAGAAGTAGACGAAGACATCTTTGTGACGTTGTCCAGCTGCCCCGGGTGGATTGAGTCAGACTATTATCAGACTGAGAAGGGCAGGGCAGAACTGAGAAAAGCACAGGAGTCAGAGAATGGAGAAGCAGACGTGAATGCAGATGAAGACGTTTAG
- the nudt2 gene encoding bis(5'-nucleosyl)-tetraphosphatase [asymmetrical] — protein MALRACGFVIFRRLVQKPPPDNIEFLLLQTSYGEHHWTPPKGHVDPGEDDFTTALRETQEEAGLGKDHLRMVDGFLQRLHYQVRGKDKDVLYWLAELRDPNTQVVLSDEHQDYRWAKLEEACKLAKYQDLQDTLTAAQRYLETQGKQ, from the exons ATGGCATTGCGGGCATGTGGATTTGTTATTTTTCGGCGTTTGGTCCAGAAGCCTCCCCCTGATAATATAGAGTTCCTTCTGCTGCAGACGTCCTATGGGGAACACCACTGGACACCACCCAAAG GTCATGTTGACCCTGGAGAGGACGACTTTACCACCGCCTTGAGAGAGACACAGGAGGAAGCAGGTTTAGGTAAAGATCACCTGCGTATGGTCGACGGCTTCCTGCAGAGGTTGCACTATCAGGTCCGAGGAAAGGACAAAGATGTCCTCTATTGGTTGGCTGAGCTGCGTGACCCAAACACACAGGTCGTTCTCTCAGATGAACACCAGGATTACCGCTGGGCCAAACTAGAGGAAGCCTGCAAGCTGGCAAAATACCAGGACTTACAGGACACACTTACAGCAGCACAGCGGTATCTAGAAACACAGGGCAAACAGTAA